The following coding sequences are from one Eucalyptus grandis isolate ANBG69807.140 chromosome 11, ASM1654582v1, whole genome shotgun sequence window:
- the LOC104425227 gene encoding uncharacterized protein LOC104425227: protein MVGCRCLSWTGAAAGGRPHRRPEPFSLPAPIPEWPPGHEFASGSINLGEIEVCKVKRFEFIWGWDWSSDERKGVSFYRPVAIPDGFFCLGHYCQSNDRPLRGFVLVAREVISSGIKPPECTSGKSPALKEPVDYTLIWSSDDGGADGGEGGYFWLPQAPEGYKPMGILVTNQPAKPALEEVRVVRSDLTDTCENHHVILSISKYPLLPLTVCSIRPTHRGMLGKGVSVGTFSCSSCWSSGDEQCISCLKNCNPVLNAMPNLDQVHTLIKHYGPTVFFHPDEVFLPSSVSWFFENGSLLHRKGDPVGEPIDISGSNLPSGGKNDGEYWIDLPSDRRNNSIKNGNLDSAKLYVHVKPALGGTFTDIVMWIFCPFNGPATVKVGMNIPLSIGQHVGDWEHFTLRISNFSGELWSIYFSQHSGGQWVDACDLEFIDGNKAAIYSSKSGHASYPRPGTYIQGSKMLRIGIRNDAARSDFKVDSSTSYEIVAAEYLGDGVVGEPCWLQYMRKWGPTVVYNSRTKLDKVIKSLPDMFGHAVAYIFDKLPIELYGEDGPTGPKEKNNWVGDERS, encoded by the exons ATGGTCGGATGCAGGTGCCTGTCTTGGACCGGGGCCGCCGCCGGCGGCCGCCCCCATCGCCGGCCCGAGCCCTTCTCTCTGCCCGCCCCGATCCCCGAATGGCCGCCAG GTCATGAATTTGCCAGTGGAAGTATAAATCTTGGGGAAATTGAAGTCTGTAAAGTCAAAAGGTTTGAATTTATCTGGGGTTGGGATTGGTCAAGTGATGAGAGAAAAGGTGTCAGTTTCTATAGGCCTGTGGCAATACCTGATGGATTTTTTTGTCTGGGGCACTACTGCCAATCAAATGATCGACCTTTGCGAGGCTTCGTGCTAGTGGCAAGGGAAGTTATTTCTTCTGGTATAAAACCTCCTGAATGCACATCTGGTAAATCACCAGCTCTTAAGGAGCCAGTCGATTACACGCTTATTTGGAGTTCAGATGATGGTGGCGCAGATGGTGGGGAAGGTGGTTATTTCTGGCTACCTCAGGCGCCTGAGGGGTACAAGCCTATGGGAATTTTGGTCACTAACCAGCCGGCTAAGCCTGCATTGGAGGAAGTCAGAGTTGTTCGGTCTGACTTGACAGATACGTGTGAAAATCATCACGTGATTCTCAGCATTTCAAAATATCCACTATTGCCATTGACAGTATGTAGCATTAGACCAACTCACAGGGGAATGCTGGGTAAAGGTGTCTCAGTTGGGACTTTTTCCTGCAGCAGCTGCTGGAGTTCTGGTGACGAACAATGTATTTCGTGCCTAAAGAACTGTAACCCTGTGCTGAATGCGATGCCAAACCTTGATCAGGTCCACACACTCATCAAGCACTATGGGCCAACCGTGTTCTTTCACCCAGATGAGGTGTTCTTGCCATCTTCTGTTTCATGGTTCTTTGAAAATGGATCGCTATTACACAGAAAAGGAGATCCCGTAGGGGAGCCCATAGACATAAGTGGTTCAAACTTGCCTAGCGGTGGGAAAAACGATGGGGAGTATTGGATTGATTTGCCTAGTGATCGGCGTAACAATAGCATCAAGAATGGGAACTTGGATTCAGCTAAGCTCTATGTCCATGTGAAGCCAGCTTTGGGTGGTACATTTACAGACATTGTGATGTGGATCTTTTGCCCCTTCAATGGGCCAGCCACTGTCAAAGTTGGCATGAATATTCCTTTGAGCATTGGACAGCATGTAGGTGACTGGGAACATTTTACTCTCCGTATAAGCAACTTCAGTGGAGAGCTGTGGAGCATCTACTTCTCACAGCACAGCGGTGGCCAGTGGGTGGATGCGTGTGATTTGGAATTTATAGATGGAAACAAAGCGGCTATTTACTCATCAAAAAGTGGGCACGCTAGCTACCCTCGTCCCGGAACCTACATTCAGGGATCGAAAATGCTTAGGATTGGGATAAGGAATGACGCAGCTCGGAGTGATTTTAAAGTGGACTCGAGCACCAGCTATGAGATTGTAGCTGCCGAATATCTGGGAGATGGTGTTGTTGGCGAGCCTTGCTGGTTGCAATATATGAGAAAATGGGGTCCGACTGTCGTCTACAATTCAAGAACCAAGCTGGACAAAGTAATCAAATCCTTGCCGGATATGTTCGGACACGCGGTGGCATACATATTTGACAAGCTTCCGATTGAGCTTTACGGCGAAGACGGTCCTACGGGGCCGAAGGAAAAGAACAACTGGGTTGGCGACGAAAGAAGCTAG